A portion of the Oncorhynchus nerka isolate Pitt River linkage group LG27, Oner_Uvic_2.0, whole genome shotgun sequence genome contains these proteins:
- the LOC115111038 gene encoding prolactin-releasing peptide receptor-like, with translation MEGSGSGWAVDLASPGPCVAGMEGNTSSQVFEVALQNSSSSKRSPQFVGVELPQSFKLLIIPCYALVVLIGVFGNYLLLYVICRTRKMHNVTNFFIGNLAFSDMLMCATCVPFTLAYAFNPRGWVFGRFMCYLVYLIQPVTVYVSVFTLTAIGVDRYYATVHPLKKRISVLACTYLLSGIWLLSCGLVAPAVAHTYHVEFKNEGFTICEEFWMGKEKERLAYAYSTLFMTYVLPLSALCISYLCISVKLRNCVAPGHRTKSQAEAQRTRKRKTFRLVTLVVAAFGVCWMPISVFNVLRDIDIDLIDKRFFLLIQLLCHLCAMSSSCCNPFLYAWLHDRFRAELRKMFTCHRRIGIPANNCATNSVVL, from the exons ATGGAGGGCAGTGGCAGTGGGTGGGCTGTAGATCTGGCCTCTCCTGGGCCGTGTGTGGCTGGCATGGAGGGGAACACCAGCAGTCAGGTTTTTGAGGTGGCGCTGCAGAACTCCTCCTCGTCCAAACGCAGCCCTCAGTTTGTGGGGGTGGAGCTGCCGCAGTCCTTCAAGCTGCTCATCATCCCCTGCTATGCCCTGGTGGTGCTGATCGGGGTATTCGGCAACTACCTGTTGCTCTACGTCATCTGCCGCACCCGCAAGATGCACAATGTCACCAACTTCTTCATAGGGAACCTGGCCTTCTCCGACATGCTGATGTGTGCCACATGTGTCCCCTTCACCTTGGCCTATGCCTTCAACCCCCGCGGCTGGGTGTTTGGGAGGTTCATGTGCTACCTGGTTTACCTCATCCAGCCAGTAACGGTCTATGTGTCTGTTTTTACTCTCACTGCTATTGGTGTTGACAG GTACTATGCCACAGTTCACCCTCTGAAGAAGCGGATCTCAGTGCTGGCGTGTACCTACCTCCTATCTGGGATCTGGCTGCTCTCCTGTGGGCTTGTGGCCCCGGCTGTAGCCCACACTTACCATGTGGAGTTCAAGAATGAGGGCTTCACCATCTGTGAGGAGTTCTGGATgggcaaagagaaagagaggttggCCTACGCCTACAGCACACTCTTCATGACCTAcgtcctgcctctctctgccctctgcatCTCTtacctctgtatctctgtcaagCTGCGTAATTGTGTGGCGCCTGGCCACCGCACCAAGAGCCAGGCCGAGGCCCAGCGAACCCGCAAGCGTAAGACCTTCCGTCTGGTCACCTTGGTGGTGGCGGCCTTCGGCGTGTGTTGGATGCCCATCAGTGTATTCAACGTGCTGCGGGACATTGACATTGACCTGATTGACAAGCGCTTCTTCCTGCTCATCCAACTGCTGTGCCACCTGTGTGCTATGAGCTCCTCCTGCTGTAACCCTTTCCTGTACGCCTGGCTACATGACCGCTTTCGCGCCGAACTGCGCAAGATGTTCACCTGCCACCGCCGCATCGGCATCCCTGCCAACAACTGTGCCACAAACAGCGTGGTGCTGTGA